GCGGGTGCGCCCGAGGTTCATGGTCTGGAGGAGGAGAGTGAACTCCTCGACGATGGGGTCGGCCGGGTTGCTGGACTTCTCGACCACTTGGCGAACGGCCCCGGGGAAGTCGAGGCCCGCACCCATGGAAAGCGCCATGAGATCGATGACATACGGCAAGCCCCGGCTGACCGACTTGAGTCGCTCTTGGGCCTCGCCGCTGATCTGCATGTAGGGCATCGACCCGCCGAGCGCGAGGCCGGCGATGAGCGTGATCTGCCCGAGGTCCATCATCCAGCCGAAGATGCCGCCCACGACGCCGCCAGCGACCGTCGCGAGGATGGTGAGCGCGATGTACTCGTCGGCGCTGATGCCCATGAAGTCGCCGGCGAGGCCGATCTGCTTGTCGAGGGCCGCGCGCTGCTCGTCGGTGGGCAGGCCGCTGACCCGGAGGCCGAGCCAGCGCACGATGGGCTCGATGCTGGCCCAGGTCTCGTTGTTCGCCAACGCGCGCTGGCGCTTCAGGCCGCGGAGGCCGAAGCGGCTCGCCACGCGGCTCGGCGCGCTGCCGATCGTGTAGAGGGCCAGGGCGGCTGCGAAGCTGATGAGGACCGGCACCGAGTAGCGGAGGGTGAGGAGCTGCCAGGAGTAGGTGGGCATGTCAGAGGTCCACCGCGAGCACCTTGCGGGCGATGATGATGGAGCTGGCCCAACACGCGACGCAGCCCGTGCTGATGAGGTACCCGGTGACGCTCTTGGTGAGCGGGTCGAAGTAGCCGGGCCAGAGCGAGTTCAGGCCGACGAGCAAGCCGAACGGCATGACCGCGATGACCCAGAGCTGCATCTTGCCCTCGGCGGTCTTGGTGCGGACGACGCCCTCGAGGCGGCGCATCTCGCGGAGCGTGTTGGCCGTCGCCTCGAGCACCTTCGGGAGATTGCCGCCGACCTGCCGACCGATGAGCACGGACGAGAGCGCCGAGTCGAGCTGGCGGCTGCCGACCCGCGCAGCCATGTGGAGCAGCGCCTGATCGAGCGTGCTGCCGACCTTCATCTCCTTCAGCGCGAGGTCGACCTCCTGACGCATCG
This genomic window from Myxococcales bacterium contains:
- a CDS encoding type II secretion system F family protein; the encoded protein is MPTYSWQLLTLRYSVPVLISFAAALALYTIGSAPSRVASRFGLRGLKRQRALANNETWASIEPIVRWLGLRVSGLPTDEQRAALDKQIGLAGDFMGISADEYIALTILATVAGGVVGGIFGWMMDLGQITLIAGLALGGSMPYMQISGEAQERLKSVSRGLPYVIDLMALSMGAGLDFPGAVRQVVEKSSNPADPIVEEFTLLLQTMNLGRTRKDALIEFMNRCPCEAVIEFVNSLVQAEERGNPVSEVLSIQAGVSRQRRSVRAEESAAKAGVAMVGPLMLVFFAIMGLILGPAMMNITGGL